The following proteins are encoded in a genomic region of Paenibacillus sp. FSL H3-0469:
- a CDS encoding Ig-like domain-containing protein — MRQSNRKPFFVCAIIMLLLTGLLPANPGSVARADSTYKLDETFESYSPGTKPAGWTIKTPPQGVSVAVQTWEGYAGKLLEIQQAAKTAGSYIISRSVTDVTYRSLLSYSFRAEQTGAVIYLPTPQSGSVTLVKFAINNGAFSYMKKGAGSWTSVMPISAGVWYDVRVAFDSGSYNFDLSIDGNRLLTKEPMAEGGALSLFYMGFYKDSIGKIGFDDFIVSGYKQAVSAAFSQQSYGLRRGEKLSLPLQFTPADATDQTAAWSTGSAEVATVDANGLVTGIREGVTTVTAQPNEALPAVTATVAVYEDPITDIVLAPLQRAVPVGSRVVLQATVSPEDNTDTGIRWGTEDESIAVIDRYGELTGVSAGTTEVFVTDETGSVRAETEVTVTGRTTGQELYVAPGGNDSNNGTEAAPFRTIARAQQAVRLLNEDMDADIVVNLREGMYTLTEPLEFTPEDSGTNGYFVTYRSYPGEQAAISGGRSVTGWTVFDSAKGIYRADVGTGLQTRQLFVDGIRAVRARSTAGLVNPLKTATGYTSDNTELAGWNNTSDIELVFNELWTNSRIKVGSVTASGGKAQIVLQEPGRSAVFNRGLTSATVPVYYENAMELLDEAGEWYYNRNEGMLYYKPRAWENLSTAKVVVPVLEQLATVYGSSADEPVRNLNFEGLKFMYTTWNRPSTAAGHSDSQNNHLRYPSIPDELTDAAVMLELANTVNFRNNEFTKLGITAVRMQNGVQNSRMEGNRFYDISGSALNVGQPNSSDRNIYHPADHRLLMKNNDVLNNVIHDIGIDYKSASAVSAGYPIDMDISHNEMYNLPYSGTHIGYGWDKLFDAATRNVKIQDNLIYDLMGMGLRDGGAIYSLGPTGATAEDKNLVSGNYIRNQMDGNSALYTDEGSAYWKFEHNVIDLKDAPLWHSAFRWAMAYVPTIHDVDFVNNYTTTDGYTNNGRNVLFENNTVQPDAQWPQAARSIIDQAGLQPEYASAADGQVRRWKLDPLKLAAGGSGQVSIHAMDGKDQPLGKETSTFYYGILDPAVASVSSGGVVTGISQGQTKLIVNIINGSILRTITTDVFVGDTLATVRLEGHDGNVAYIREGTDLQLQPYGETLFGNCEELEEVTYTSSDPSIVSVSGGGLLTGHQTGSATLTLSAEYLGTVTQGQYEVKVWDEASQYEHPLTAELQDPDGWYVSATANGLKETWQDSLTLRAPGGHVIYQNRKYQNELLDFKMKINDSAASSNWYALMLNNQSKELSYSTGSMYLVVIGTSGIELHRFNEGVRTVIYGKIDGLTSLGGPAIPNTAITFGVQSRVQLGAFQESGGVRLILKVNGVQIFNYLDTAAGAIGEAGYFGLVSRNASTELGY; from the coding sequence CGGGCAGCTATATTATAAGCAGATCCGTTACGGATGTTACGTACAGAAGCCTGTTAAGCTATTCGTTCAGAGCGGAGCAGACCGGAGCGGTGATCTACCTGCCCACCCCGCAGAGCGGCTCTGTCACGCTGGTGAAGTTCGCCATTAATAATGGTGCGTTCAGTTATATGAAAAAAGGTGCCGGATCATGGACCTCTGTAATGCCAATATCGGCAGGGGTGTGGTATGACGTACGGGTGGCCTTCGACAGCGGCAGCTACAACTTCGATCTGTCCATTGACGGCAATCGTCTGCTGACGAAGGAGCCCATGGCCGAGGGAGGAGCGTTATCCTTATTCTACATGGGTTTTTATAAGGACAGCATCGGCAAGATAGGTTTTGACGATTTTATTGTAAGCGGATACAAACAGGCGGTAAGTGCAGCCTTCTCCCAGCAGTCTTACGGGCTGCGAAGAGGGGAGAAGCTGTCCTTGCCGCTCCAGTTCACACCTGCAGATGCTACGGATCAGACGGCAGCCTGGTCCACCGGCAGCGCAGAGGTGGCAACGGTGGACGCCAACGGTCTGGTTACTGGTATCCGCGAGGGGGTGACGACCGTTACGGCACAGCCGAACGAGGCGCTTCCGGCGGTAACCGCTACGGTAGCCGTCTACGAAGATCCGATCACGGATATTGTACTCGCTCCGCTTCAGCGGGCGGTTCCTGTAGGCTCCCGTGTGGTGTTACAGGCAACAGTATCACCGGAAGACAACACGGATACAGGCATCCGGTGGGGAACAGAGGACGAGAGCATTGCCGTGATTGACCGCTATGGAGAGCTGACGGGGGTAAGCGCCGGAACGACTGAAGTGTTCGTCACGGATGAGACCGGAAGCGTCCGCGCGGAGACGGAAGTCACCGTCACCGGAAGAACGACAGGTCAAGAGCTGTATGTCGCTCCTGGCGGGAACGACAGCAATAATGGTACCGAAGCGGCGCCTTTCCGGACGATTGCCCGTGCCCAGCAGGCGGTACGCCTGTTGAATGAGGATATGGACGCCGACATTGTTGTCAATCTGAGGGAAGGGATGTATACGCTGACGGAGCCGCTGGAATTCACACCGGAGGATTCGGGGACGAACGGCTATTTTGTCACTTACCGCAGCTACCCCGGGGAGCAGGCAGCCATCAGCGGCGGGCGGTCCGTCACAGGCTGGACGGTGTTCGACAGCGCCAAGGGCATCTACCGGGCGGATGTCGGAACCGGCCTTCAGACAAGGCAGCTGTTCGTAGATGGCATCCGGGCAGTCCGGGCCCGGAGCACTGCGGGACTCGTGAATCCGCTGAAGACGGCAACCGGCTATACCTCGGATAATACGGAGCTTGCCGGGTGGAACAATACGTCCGATATAGAGCTGGTCTTCAATGAGCTGTGGACGAATTCCCGGATTAAGGTAGGGTCGGTAACCGCTTCAGGCGGCAAAGCACAGATCGTCCTGCAGGAGCCGGGCCGGAGCGCGGTCTTTAACCGGGGATTAACCTCGGCGACTGTACCTGTCTATTATGAGAATGCTATGGAGCTGCTGGATGAGGCCGGGGAATGGTACTATAACCGGAATGAAGGTATGCTGTATTACAAACCGCGTGCCTGGGAGAATCTGTCCACGGCCAAGGTTGTGGTTCCTGTACTGGAACAGCTTGCCACAGTCTATGGCAGCTCGGCTGACGAGCCGGTGCGCAATCTGAATTTTGAAGGCCTGAAATTCATGTATACCACCTGGAACCGGCCGAGTACGGCAGCGGGACACTCCGATTCCCAGAACAACCATCTGCGTTATCCGTCGATCCCCGATGAGCTGACCGATGCGGCGGTGATGCTGGAGCTGGCCAATACGGTGAATTTCCGCAACAATGAATTCACCAAGCTGGGCATTACGGCCGTACGGATGCAGAACGGTGTACAGAACAGCCGGATGGAAGGCAACCGCTTCTATGACATTTCAGGCAGTGCGCTGAACGTGGGACAGCCGAATTCCTCCGACCGGAATATCTATCATCCGGCAGACCACAGGCTGCTGATGAAGAATAATGATGTGCTGAACAACGTGATCCACGACATCGGGATTGACTACAAATCGGCTTCCGCCGTATCTGCCGGGTATCCGATAGACATGGATATCAGTCATAATGAAATGTACAATCTGCCTTACAGCGGAACCCATATCGGGTATGGCTGGGATAAGCTGTTCGACGCCGCTACCCGGAACGTGAAGATTCAGGATAACCTGATCTATGACCTCATGGGAATGGGCTTGCGTGACGGAGGCGCCATCTACAGTCTCGGACCTACCGGAGCCACCGCAGAGGACAAAAATCTGGTCAGCGGCAACTACATCCGCAACCAGATGGACGGCAATTCTGCCCTGTACACGGATGAAGGCTCCGCCTACTGGAAATTTGAGCACAATGTGATCGACCTGAAGGATGCTCCGCTATGGCATTCAGCGTTCCGCTGGGCGATGGCGTATGTGCCGACCATCCATGATGTGGATTTCGTGAACAATTATACAACGACGGACGGCTATACCAACAACGGGCGCAATGTTCTGTTCGAGAACAATACGGTCCAGCCGGATGCACAGTGGCCTCAGGCGGCACGCTCGATCATTGATCAGGCCGGGCTTCAGCCGGAATATGCCTCTGCAGCAGACGGTCAGGTCCGCCGCTGGAAGCTTGATCCGCTTAAGCTGGCCGCGGGTGGCAGCGGACAGGTCTCAATCCATGCCATGGATGGCAAAGACCAGCCGCTGGGCAAGGAAACCAGCACCTTCTATTACGGCATTCTTGATCCGGCTGTAGCCTCGGTGAGTAGCGGGGGTGTGGTCACCGGAATCAGCCAGGGACAGACGAAGCTTATCGTGAACATCATTAACGGCTCCATTCTGCGGACCATCACAACAGATGTATTTGTGGGCGATACCTTAGCCACAGTCCGCCTGGAGGGGCATGACGGCAATGTGGCGTATATCCGTGAAGGCACAGACCTGCAATTGCAGCCTTACGGCGAGACGCTGTTCGGCAACTGCGAGGAGCTGGAGGAAGTCACCTATACGAGCAGCGATCCTTCCATCGTCAGCGTCAGCGGGGGCGGCCTGTTGACGGGGCATCAGACCGGCTCGGCTACCCTCACGTTATCGGCCGAATATCTGGGCACCGTGACCCAGGGGCAATATGAGGTTAAGGTATGGGATGAGGCCAGCCAATACGAACATCCCCTGACGGCAGAGCTGCAGGACCCGGATGGCTGGTACGTATCGGCAACCGCGAACGGGCTGAAGGAGACCTGGCAAGACAGCCTTACGCTGAGGGCCCCCGGAGGGCATGTCATCTACCAGAACCGCAAGTATCAGAATGAGCTGCTGGATTTCAAAATGAAGATCAATGACAGCGCGGCCTCCTCCAACTGGTACGCCCTGATGCTCAATAACCAGAGCAAGGAGCTAAGCTATAGCACCGGCAGCATGTATCTGGTGGTCATAGGGACATCGGGGATTGAGCTGCACCGCTTCAACGAAGGGGTACGCACCGTGATCTATGGCAAGATTGACGGCCTGACCAGCCTTGGCGGGCCGGCGATTCCGAATACGGCGATCACCTTCGGGGTGCAGAGCCGCGTTCAGCTGGGTGCTTTTCAAG